The following coding sequences lie in one Cinclus cinclus chromosome 15, bCinCin1.1, whole genome shotgun sequence genomic window:
- the RAB39B gene encoding ras-related protein Rab-39B has product MEAIWLYQFRLIVIGDSTVGKSCLIRRFTEGRFAQISDPTVGVDFFSRLVEIEPGKRIKLQIWDTAGQERFRSITRAYYRNSVGGLLLFDITNRRSFQNVHEWLEETKVHVQPYQIVFVLVGHKCDLDTQRQVSRHEAEKLAAAYGMKYIETSARDAINVEKAFTDLTRDIYELVKRGDISIQEGWEGVKSGFVPNVVHSSEEVVKSDRRCLC; this is encoded by the exons ATGGAGGCGATCTGGCTGTACCAGTTCCGCCTGATCGTCATCGGCGACTCCACGGTGGGCAAGTCCTGCCTCATCCGCCGCTTCACCGAGGGGCGCTTCGCCCAGATCTCCGACCCCACCGTGGGCGTGgatttcttctccaggctggtgGAGATCGAGCCTGGCAAGAGGATCAAGCTGCAGATCTGGGACACGGCCGGGCAGGAGCGATTCCG GTCCATCACCAGAGCCTACTACAGGAACTCGGTTGGAGGACTCCTCCTCTTTGACATTACAAACCGCAGGTCTTTCCAGAACGTCCACGAGTGGCTGGAGGAGACCAAGGTGCATGTCCAGCCATACCAGATCGTCTTTGTTCTGGTAGGTCACAAGTGTGACCTTGACACACAGCGGCAAGTGAGCAGGCACGAGGCAGAGAAACTGGCAGCTGCCTATGGTATGAAGTACATTGAGACCTCAGCTCGGGATGCCATTAACGTGGAGAAGGCCTTCACTGATCTGACTCGTGATATATACGAGCTGGTGAAAAGGGGGGACATTTCAATCcaggagggatgggaaggggTAAAGAGTGGGTTTGTCCCAAACGTAGTGCACTCTTCAGAAGAAGTGGTGAAATCAGATAGACGGTGCTTGTGCTGA
- the LOC134050037 gene encoding synaptotagmin-like protein 2 isoform X2 yields MLDLSFLTEEEYEKLMKVLQRDAELKKKDVDRIRRIQGSIKDEKKKKFVTGEWFSEVKAKRFQEDLEGPDLLRASIRKKKGKLENEANKHIQMSLESKAAPSPAFPEDVADAGEGRFSTPTLEATEQKILPKLKPRLPVQLSASYKKSSIHGVSSSESDTGISPFVTATNSFHLYGKGHGVSPLPTKLSEDAVPQHTIAAGGEAVDGAACTAEGLKSPPDEAYAPSKIPVKKKPGRTLPRSEQFGNHVGPAKNSLAQKEPLASPRPLPTEGESSRVGKQGVNYTISSMSNKEEDIGLDREHFRNLKNFWEKGADSVAVGNTVAELGWTEADGRHFKLCRSLSMQSGQGQDAEEKPGAFTKTRTPYKRTIMLSSSEEEPSYATPARKGLGSVTPRSTYAKSRGDLVTRNDSLSESNGKLLMPEEEKVGQHCSKKSRLPVRAPSIQLELPTKDVSGSTLEPGTPVEELVVEERCKPTARSLASRVQIMIEPVLTDGESDDEKEERSDLGTQDNMEINGELPEEKMCKSSDQPTPSEASGEREAVQGTNSAVYSEEDGDHSPAAQTLARANSINLAKSMVNIYTTTDTYNKPHLIPHQFLEPERVKELSRSSPLLLSETESDTASEISFQFNRHKKTPSIGSHSSDMASVSSVSGSVLSVYSGDFGSVDAQGTVEFALDYDEKNREFQVHVSQCKDLAVVDEKKGRSDPYVKTYLLPDKARMGKRKTSVKKRTVNPIYNEVLRYKIEKMVLLIQKLNLSVWHNDPLGRNSFLGEIEIDLASWDWSNRKLNWYPLKPRSLSAVNGVDHRGVMSLSIKYVPPGSLGPKNPPSGEVHIWVKDVKDLLQLRPSGVDSFVKCYVLPDTSKKSYQKTRVIKRDTNPVFNHTIVYDGFHTEDLKDACVELTVWDHEKLTNHFLGGIRLGLGTGLSYGISVDWMDSTQEEVAFWQEMMLAANEWIEGLLPLRSLAGRKKLK; encoded by the exons ATGAAGCCAACAAGCACATCCAGATGAGTCTGGAAAGCAAAGCTGCCCCAAGTCCTGCCTTTCCTGAGGACGTTGCTGATGCAGGAGAGGGAAG ATTCAGTACACCTACTCTTGAAGCCACAGAGCAGAAAATTTTGCCAAAACTGAAGCCAAGACTTCCTGTCCAGCTGTCTGCATCATACAAG aAATCCAGCATACATGGTGTCTCTTCCTCAGAGAGTGACACTGGAATAAGTCCATTTGTCACTGCAACAAACAGCTTTCATTTGTATGGGAAAG gtCATGGAGTATCTCCATTGCCCACCAAGCTTTCAGAGGATGCTGTGCCTCAGCATACCAttgcagctggaggagaagctGTTGATGGGGCCGCCTGCACCGCAGAGGGGCTAAAATCTCCACCCGATGAAGCTTATGCTCCCAGCAAAATACCAGTTAAGAAGAAACCCGGCAGAACCCTCCCCAGATCTGAGCAGTTTGGGAATCATGTGGGGCCAGCCAAAAACAGCCTTGCACAGAAAGAGCCACTGGCAAGCCCCCGACCACTGCCCACAGAAGGGGAGAGCAGCCGGGTTGGTAAGCAAGGTGTGAACTACACAATCTCATCAATGAGTAACAAGGAGGAGGATATCGGCCTCGACCGTGAGCACTTCAGGAACTTGAAGAACTTTTGGGAGAAGGGAGCAGACTCGGTGGCAGTGGGGAAcacagtggcagagctgggctggacaGAGGCAGACGGCCGGCACTTCAAGCTGTGCCGCTCGCTCTCCATGCAGTCTGGGCAAGGCCAGGATGCTGAAGAAAAACCTGGTGCCTTCACCAAAACGAGGACCCCCTACAAAAGGACAATAATGTTGTCTTCTAGTGAGGAAGAGCCAAGCTATGCTACTCCTGCAAGGAAGGGCTTGGGTTCTGTTACACCCAGATCCACGTATGCCAAGAGCAGAGGTGACCTGGTTACAAGAAATGACTCGCTGAGTGAAAGCAATGGGAAGCTGCTGATGccagaggaagagaaggtggGGCAGCACTGTTCCAAGAAATCCAGATTGCCTGTGCGAGCACCTTCCATCCAACTTGAATTGCCTACCAAGGATGTGTCTGGCAGCACGCTGGAGCCAGGGACACCTGTGGAGGAGCTGGTTGTGGAGGAAAGGTGTAAGCCCACAGCAAGGTCCCTGGCAAGCAGGGTGCAGATAATGATTGAGCCTGTACTCACAGATGGTGAAAGTGATgatgagaaagaggaaagatcTGATTTGGGCACTCAAGACAACATGGAAATAAATGGAGAGCTACCTGAGGAAAAAATGTGCAAGTCTTCAGACCAGCCAACACCCAGTGAAGCATCTGGAGAGAGAGAAGCTGTTCAGGGGACAAACTCAGCTGTTTACTCAG AGGAAGATGGGGATcattctcctgctgctcagacaCTGGCGCGAGCAAATAGCATTAATCTTGCAAAGAGCATGGTGAACATTTACACAACCACAGATA CATACAATAAACCTCATTTGATACCACATCAATTTCTTGAACCTGAAAGAGTCAAAGAACTGAGCAGATCCTCTCCTCTCCTATTGTCTGAG ACTGAATCAGACACAGCTTCAGAAATCAGCTTCCAGTTTAACAGGCACAAAAAGACACCCAGCATTGGCAGCCACTCGTCCGACATGGCTTCCGTCTCCTCG GTGAGTGGCAGTGTGCTCAGTGTCTACAGTGGAGATTTTGGGAGTGTGGATGCCCAAGGAACTGTGGAATTTGCTCTAGACTATGATGAGAAGAACCGTGAGTTCCAGGTCCACGTGTCCCAGTGCAAGGACTTGGCTGTAGTGgatgagaagaaaggaagatcAGACCC GTACGTAAAAACTTACCTGCTCCCAGACAAAGCTAGGATGGGTAAGAGGAAAACGTCAGTGAAGAAGAGGACAGTGAACCCCATTTACAATGAAGTGTTACGG tataaaatagagaaaatggTATTGCTGATCCAAAAATTAAATCTCTCTGTTTGGCACAATGATCCATTGGGACGTAATAGTTTTTTGGGAGAGATTGAAATAGATTTGGCCAGCTGGGACTGGAGCAACAGGAAACTCAACTGGTACCCGCTGAAGCCCCGG AGCCTTTCTGCTGTTAATGGTGTGGATCATCGAGGAGTGATGAGTTTGTCCATTAAGTATGTCCCTCCTGGAAGCCTAG GGCCCAAGAATCCTCCCTCTGGTGAAGTTCACATTTGGGTCAAAGATGTCAAGGACCTGCTGCAGTTGCGTCCGTCTGGAGTTGACTCCTTTGTGAAGTG CTATGTGCTTCCAGACACCAGTAAGAAGAGCTACCAAAAGACCCGAGTCATAAAGAGAGACACAAACCCTGTTTTCAATCACACCATTGTGTATGATGGCTTTCATACGGAAGATCTGAAGGATGCCTGTGTTGAACTCACTGTGTGGGATCATGAAAAGCTTACCAACCATTTCCTTGGAGGAATCAGGCTGGGCCTTGGAACAG GTTTGAGCTATGGCATCTCTGTGGACTGGATGGACTCCACACAGGAGGAGGTGGCGTTTTGGCAGGAGATGATGTTGGCTGCCAATGAATGGATCGAGGGATTGCTGCCACTGCGCTCActggcagggaggaaaaaactgaaataa
- the LOC134050037 gene encoding synaptotagmin-like protein 2 isoform X1, producing MLDLSFLTEEEYEKLMKVLQRDAELKKKDVDRIRRIQGSIKDEKKKKFVTGEWFSEVKAKRFQEDLEGPDLLRASIRKKKGKLESNCLCYITDEANKHIQMSLESKAAPSPAFPEDVADAGEGRFSTPTLEATEQKILPKLKPRLPVQLSASYKKSSIHGVSSSESDTGISPFVTATNSFHLYGKGHGVSPLPTKLSEDAVPQHTIAAGGEAVDGAACTAEGLKSPPDEAYAPSKIPVKKKPGRTLPRSEQFGNHVGPAKNSLAQKEPLASPRPLPTEGESSRVGKQGVNYTISSMSNKEEDIGLDREHFRNLKNFWEKGADSVAVGNTVAELGWTEADGRHFKLCRSLSMQSGQGQDAEEKPGAFTKTRTPYKRTIMLSSSEEEPSYATPARKGLGSVTPRSTYAKSRGDLVTRNDSLSESNGKLLMPEEEKVGQHCSKKSRLPVRAPSIQLELPTKDVSGSTLEPGTPVEELVVEERCKPTARSLASRVQIMIEPVLTDGESDDEKEERSDLGTQDNMEINGELPEEKMCKSSDQPTPSEASGEREAVQGTNSAVYSEEDGDHSPAAQTLARANSINLAKSMVNIYTTTDTYNKPHLIPHQFLEPERVKELSRSSPLLLSETESDTASEISFQFNRHKKTPSIGSHSSDMASVSSVSGSVLSVYSGDFGSVDAQGTVEFALDYDEKNREFQVHVSQCKDLAVVDEKKGRSDPYVKTYLLPDKARMGKRKTSVKKRTVNPIYNEVLRYKIEKMVLLIQKLNLSVWHNDPLGRNSFLGEIEIDLASWDWSNRKLNWYPLKPRSLSAVNGVDHRGVMSLSIKYVPPGSLGPKNPPSGEVHIWVKDVKDLLQLRPSGVDSFVKCYVLPDTSKKSYQKTRVIKRDTNPVFNHTIVYDGFHTEDLKDACVELTVWDHEKLTNHFLGGIRLGLGTGLSYGISVDWMDSTQEEVAFWQEMMLAANEWIEGLLPLRSLAGRKKLK from the exons TTGTCTCTGTTATATTACAGATGAAGCCAACAAGCACATCCAGATGAGTCTGGAAAGCAAAGCTGCCCCAAGTCCTGCCTTTCCTGAGGACGTTGCTGATGCAGGAGAGGGAAG ATTCAGTACACCTACTCTTGAAGCCACAGAGCAGAAAATTTTGCCAAAACTGAAGCCAAGACTTCCTGTCCAGCTGTCTGCATCATACAAG aAATCCAGCATACATGGTGTCTCTTCCTCAGAGAGTGACACTGGAATAAGTCCATTTGTCACTGCAACAAACAGCTTTCATTTGTATGGGAAAG gtCATGGAGTATCTCCATTGCCCACCAAGCTTTCAGAGGATGCTGTGCCTCAGCATACCAttgcagctggaggagaagctGTTGATGGGGCCGCCTGCACCGCAGAGGGGCTAAAATCTCCACCCGATGAAGCTTATGCTCCCAGCAAAATACCAGTTAAGAAGAAACCCGGCAGAACCCTCCCCAGATCTGAGCAGTTTGGGAATCATGTGGGGCCAGCCAAAAACAGCCTTGCACAGAAAGAGCCACTGGCAAGCCCCCGACCACTGCCCACAGAAGGGGAGAGCAGCCGGGTTGGTAAGCAAGGTGTGAACTACACAATCTCATCAATGAGTAACAAGGAGGAGGATATCGGCCTCGACCGTGAGCACTTCAGGAACTTGAAGAACTTTTGGGAGAAGGGAGCAGACTCGGTGGCAGTGGGGAAcacagtggcagagctgggctggacaGAGGCAGACGGCCGGCACTTCAAGCTGTGCCGCTCGCTCTCCATGCAGTCTGGGCAAGGCCAGGATGCTGAAGAAAAACCTGGTGCCTTCACCAAAACGAGGACCCCCTACAAAAGGACAATAATGTTGTCTTCTAGTGAGGAAGAGCCAAGCTATGCTACTCCTGCAAGGAAGGGCTTGGGTTCTGTTACACCCAGATCCACGTATGCCAAGAGCAGAGGTGACCTGGTTACAAGAAATGACTCGCTGAGTGAAAGCAATGGGAAGCTGCTGATGccagaggaagagaaggtggGGCAGCACTGTTCCAAGAAATCCAGATTGCCTGTGCGAGCACCTTCCATCCAACTTGAATTGCCTACCAAGGATGTGTCTGGCAGCACGCTGGAGCCAGGGACACCTGTGGAGGAGCTGGTTGTGGAGGAAAGGTGTAAGCCCACAGCAAGGTCCCTGGCAAGCAGGGTGCAGATAATGATTGAGCCTGTACTCACAGATGGTGAAAGTGATgatgagaaagaggaaagatcTGATTTGGGCACTCAAGACAACATGGAAATAAATGGAGAGCTACCTGAGGAAAAAATGTGCAAGTCTTCAGACCAGCCAACACCCAGTGAAGCATCTGGAGAGAGAGAAGCTGTTCAGGGGACAAACTCAGCTGTTTACTCAG AGGAAGATGGGGATcattctcctgctgctcagacaCTGGCGCGAGCAAATAGCATTAATCTTGCAAAGAGCATGGTGAACATTTACACAACCACAGATA CATACAATAAACCTCATTTGATACCACATCAATTTCTTGAACCTGAAAGAGTCAAAGAACTGAGCAGATCCTCTCCTCTCCTATTGTCTGAG ACTGAATCAGACACAGCTTCAGAAATCAGCTTCCAGTTTAACAGGCACAAAAAGACACCCAGCATTGGCAGCCACTCGTCCGACATGGCTTCCGTCTCCTCG GTGAGTGGCAGTGTGCTCAGTGTCTACAGTGGAGATTTTGGGAGTGTGGATGCCCAAGGAACTGTGGAATTTGCTCTAGACTATGATGAGAAGAACCGTGAGTTCCAGGTCCACGTGTCCCAGTGCAAGGACTTGGCTGTAGTGgatgagaagaaaggaagatcAGACCC GTACGTAAAAACTTACCTGCTCCCAGACAAAGCTAGGATGGGTAAGAGGAAAACGTCAGTGAAGAAGAGGACAGTGAACCCCATTTACAATGAAGTGTTACGG tataaaatagagaaaatggTATTGCTGATCCAAAAATTAAATCTCTCTGTTTGGCACAATGATCCATTGGGACGTAATAGTTTTTTGGGAGAGATTGAAATAGATTTGGCCAGCTGGGACTGGAGCAACAGGAAACTCAACTGGTACCCGCTGAAGCCCCGG AGCCTTTCTGCTGTTAATGGTGTGGATCATCGAGGAGTGATGAGTTTGTCCATTAAGTATGTCCCTCCTGGAAGCCTAG GGCCCAAGAATCCTCCCTCTGGTGAAGTTCACATTTGGGTCAAAGATGTCAAGGACCTGCTGCAGTTGCGTCCGTCTGGAGTTGACTCCTTTGTGAAGTG CTATGTGCTTCCAGACACCAGTAAGAAGAGCTACCAAAAGACCCGAGTCATAAAGAGAGACACAAACCCTGTTTTCAATCACACCATTGTGTATGATGGCTTTCATACGGAAGATCTGAAGGATGCCTGTGTTGAACTCACTGTGTGGGATCATGAAAAGCTTACCAACCATTTCCTTGGAGGAATCAGGCTGGGCCTTGGAACAG GTTTGAGCTATGGCATCTCTGTGGACTGGATGGACTCCACACAGGAGGAGGTGGCGTTTTGGCAGGAGATGATGTTGGCTGCCAATGAATGGATCGAGGGATTGCTGCCACTGCGCTCActggcagggaggaaaaaactgaaataa